The Chryseobacterium indologenes genomic sequence GGAAATTGTGGTCCAGACTTATTTTAACGGAATAAAGCAGGGCTATCTTTTTAAACACCGTGGTATTTTTAAAGACTCCTTTGTTCTTACCGATCAGGAAGGAATTGAATTGATGGTCATCAAGCCTCATCTTCAATGGAATATTATGAATTATGAGTATAACTTCACAACTTCCGATGCTTTTGAAACCTTTCCGGATAAAGAAATCGTATTGATCAACGCTTTGCATTGTGCCAATTATTATATGTCGATGATGATGCCTGCGGTTATTTAATCATGTTGGTCAGCAGAAACTAAAATAGACCTCAATCATATAAATTCCGGAAAAGAACTTGCTTAAGTTTGGGCTAAAGCCGATGAATGTTTACAAATTAAAAAACGGGCTAAAGCCCGTTCCAATTGATATTATTTGAGTGATGCACAAAGATGTTCTTTTAATGTACCCTTCTTTCTATCTTAGTGCCTGTTATCACAATTAACTGTGAAATCTTTCTCATTCCTATTTAAAAAACTGATGCTGGGGCAGCCGAAATAAGGAGCAATAAAACCAAAGAATACAGGTGGTTTTCCCTTAAAGAGATAACCTGTCCATTGAAGGGTATTGGCACCATCGGTATCGATTCCGTTAAGAGGAGCTAGTTCTGCATCCATGCCTGCTGTTGTAATGGTTTTTTCAAATATTTTTTCGTTACGATCATTCACAACTACCAGTTGGCGTTCACCGACCATACCATCTATCAGATAGTTTCGCAGATAATAGGTGAAATTCTCATAGGTTGCCTGGTAGCTTTGGGCTACCTTAAGTTTCGAATGGCTAAAGTATTTTTCGGAAGCAGCCGCATCTGTTTTTTTCCATTTGATGGCTTGCATCTTATTTTCGATGAAAGGGTTTTTATTCCCGAAATAAGCTATTGCATTCTCATATTTGCTTCCGATGTCCTGTGGTTTTTGAGCTTCAATCTGAAATCCGACCATGTACGAGCTCGGATCCGCTTCTTCTCCCTCCATCGAATAAAAATCTAAATAGGCAACCGCCTTCAGTTTGTTTAATGGGACCTTCTGCAATGTATTGAACTGATAATTATAAAGATATAGAGAGTCGTTCTCAGTAAGCTTGAGACCGTCTAACATTTTTTTCCTGTGCTGAGGATCAAGTTCAATATAACGCATCTCATCAGGAGAAACATTTTTTTTGTTTTTAAAGGCTTCTTCCTGTATCGGCTGTGGATCTTTGTAGATGTCTGATACGGAAACAAATACATCTAATAATACATCCTTTTGCCCCGAAGAACTGATTGTGATATTATAAATAGTAAAATCTTTATAATCAAATTTTTCTTCCGCAGCTTTTGTAGTCTTTACCGAATCATTTGAAGTGGTAACTACTGTTTCCGCCGTTTTTTTCTCATCCTTTTTGCAGCTGATAACCGCTAGTTGCGAAAATAAAAGCGCAAAACCAATCGTAATTTTCTTCTTCATAAGTTGTATTCCTAATGTTTAATTTATTTTGTAATATGGTTCTGAATAGTATCTGCTGGGTTTAATATAAGCCGTTTTTCTCTCTGCATCAAAGATCCAGACGAATCGACGAAGCATGTCGGCCCCGAAGTAGCTTACATTTTGGGTTTTGAGTTCTCCCGCAAAAAAACCGACCGATATATTTTTGAAGACAAAATCTCCCAGCTTAAAGAAGGGAAGAATGGCCTGTTTGGTAATAATACTTTGTCCGGCAGAGTTTTTCAAAGTTTTTTCCCCGATCACTTTCAGTTTTTTGTCAAGCTCTTTTTCCTCTGCAAAATCATTGCTGTAGAGTATTCCTCCTGAATATCCTGATTGCAGTGCAAAATATCCTTCCTGTTGTTGATGCCCGTCAACAACATTATCTGCCACGATATAGAACGCATCATGATCATAAAAAACAGGAACCGGCTGATATCCTTTCACATCAGGTAACGTATCATAAACCACAAATTGGTTATTATCGTAATCAATTTTAAAAGATTTTCCCTCAAAAGGGCTGTTCCTATCTTTCCGTCTGCCCCTTGTCCTGCCAATTGATTATCAGTAAAACGAATGTTTTGTACAGATAATTTTCCAAGTTCAACCGTATTTCCATCACTGATTTCATCTTTGTTGAAAATGATGTGATCCGTTTTTCGTTGTTTTTCAGGAGAGATTGCTCCATCTTTCATGGCAATCTGAAACATCAGATCCAGTGAATCCTTTTTATTGACCAGGGTTTTTAGAATGATATTGTTACTTTTTGTGATCCTGAAGGGGATCGTCTGCTGGGCATTTATACCGAGAAATGCGGCCGAAAGTAAAACTAGGAGACTTGTTTTTTTGAGCATTATTGGGTGATTAGTGTATTAAAACCTTAAAATTACCCATTATCTTTGGAAAAGCAAATAATATAACAAAATGGTTGAAAAAAACGTTGAAAATTACTTCGGAAACTATTTTTATAAAAATCGTAGCTGATGCTTCGGATTGCTGGTCTATCATAATAAATGGTATACTGTACAGGCAAAAAAGTTATAAAAACTGTTTAAAGCGGAAAATGATTTTCAAAAATTGACTACTTTTAAACTAATGAAAACCATCCATCAAAAAACGATACAAACTCCGCTGGGAGATATGATTGCCTGTGCAGTTGATGAGGGAATATGCCTGCTTGAGTTTACGGACAGGAAGAATATTGAAAAGCAGTTAAAATCTCTTTCAAAAACTTTACAGGCCGACATTACAGAAAAAGATCACCCTCATTTTGTACAGCTGGAAGAAGAACTGAAAGAATATTTCGATGGGAAAAGGAATCGTTTTGAAGTTCCTCTGCATACTACCGGAACCGAATTTCAGGAGAAAGTCTGGCAGCTGCTCCGGGAAATTCCTATGGGAGAGATAAGAACCTATAAACAGCAATCTGAGTTTTTGGGTAACCCAAAAGCAATCCGTGCTGTCGGAACGGCCAACGGAATCAATAAAATTGCTATTTTGATCCCATGTCACCGCGTGATAGGGTCTAATGGCGAGCTGATAGGATATGCAGGAGGAATCTGGAGAAAGCAAAAATTATTGGAACTAGAGAAAGCTATTTTATTTTGATTTTTGTAATTTTAAGCAAAAATTTACACGTGAAAAAGTTATTAGCAGCAATTTGCATATCAGTTTCAGCATTCAGCTTTGCACAGGATTACTCCGTACCTGCAGCAAGTCCACGCCAGAAAGTGGAACAGCAGTTTTCCATGTCTAAAATCTCTATCGACTACGGTAGACCCGGAGTGAAAGGACGTAAAATATTTGGGGACCTTGTTCCTTATGGTCAGGTTTGGAGAGCAGGAGCTAACTCTTCCACAAAAATCACATTTGGCCAGGCCGTGAATTTTGGCGGAAAGACAGTTCCGGCAGGAACTTACGGATTATTCATCGTTCCTACAGAAAAAGAATGGAAAGTGATCTTGAATAAAGATTTCCAGCAATGGGGAGCGTATACCTATGACCCTAAAC encodes the following:
- a CDS encoding methylated-DNA--[protein]-cysteine S-methyltransferase, which gives rise to MKTIHQKTIQTPLGDMIACAVDEGICLLEFTDRKNIEKQLKSLSKTLQADITEKDHPHFVQLEEELKEYFDGKRNRFEVPLHTTGTEFQEKVWQLLREIPMGEIRTYKQQSEFLGNPKAIRAVGTANGINKIAILIPCHRVIGSNGELIGYAGGIWRKQKLLELEKAILF
- a CDS encoding DUF2911 domain-containing protein; the protein is MKKLLAAICISVSAFSFAQDYSVPAASPRQKVEQQFSMSKISIDYGRPGVKGRKIFGDLVPYGQVWRAGANSSTKITFGQAVNFGGKTVPAGTYGLFIVPTEKEWKVILNKDFQQWGAYTYDPKQDVVDVTVPVSKLADKQEWFEITLNPTDENSGNLVIKWDMAQAEVPLKPNKLDTVIKISDKLKEIKKIESDSTKKS